The Ochotona princeps isolate mOchPri1 chromosome 22, mOchPri1.hap1, whole genome shotgun sequence nucleotide sequence CTTACCTTTGTGCTGCTTTCCCCTAGCTAAAGCTGCttgggaaaaaaattcacatggaaaaaaGACATTGTACATACATCACAAGTCACAGTTATGCCCAGTTTGTCCACACATTTGAAAATACACTCAgagcattttgaaaatgttttttattttaatcgcATTTGGAACACAGAGATGACACTCCCACTACATAACTCCACCCCTGCAACCACACGCTGCTAAAAGTGCCAATGGCTTACCTCGGGCTCTTCgctagggggaaaaaagcatttcttattttttttgaaCAAAGCCACGGCCACCCCAGGCCCCATGCCCCCTTGGAACTGACCCAGAGTGGTTTTGGATCCAGGCTTGGCGACAGGAGCTAAGTGTCTttccacctccccccaccccgccacctCCCATCCCCCTCCAGGTGTGTGTGCACAGAATTCTGACAACCAGTGTTTTGCCCCAAACCCCAGATACCTGTGCTGTGTGTCTGGTTTTTCAACTGTAAAGGCGGGAGGGTTTGGTGAGCGAATGAGAAGTGAGGAAACGCTTAGcgcaaagggaaaaagaaagacacaGTAACAAGGTTACGGCGGCCGGCATGAGCAGCCCTCCTCCGGCTGAGGCCGGCAGGCCCCGCGCAGTCCCGGTGCGGTGCCGCGCCGCCCACTGCGGAGCGCCGGCGCACAGGTACCACCCGAGTGTGTGGACGCGCAAAGTTTTCGCCCGCGCCATGGCGCAAACCGCAGGACAGCCCGTTCCCAAGTACAAGTACACGGTCGGCGGGTAATTTGGGGGTGCGGGGGGGGGAACACTTGCGCATGTCATGCACAGGCGGACACAGAATACGGACACCAACACACACCAACAATAAGCTGGCTGAATCCAAGCCGTGCCAGATGAGGCGGGGGCGTGCCTTCCCCAATGGCCCCAGCCCACCGCGGGGCCCAACAAACCTAGCCCGCGGAGCCCGGGGGCACGTTTCCGGTGGTTCCCGGCTCACCTGCAGCCCCCGCCTGTCCAGCTTACGGTGGCTGGCGCTGGTTTGTCCAGCCGGAAACGACCCTCAGTGTCGCTCGGCACCACTTTTCTCCCTGGAGGGCACATACTTGGGCCACCCGAGCCCGCCCGGGGTTCCCCTCTTGCTCCCAGGGCAAAGTTGGGGGTCCCTCCTTGGAACTTCCTGGCAGGCCCTTCCCGCCTCCCTCTCACCGCCACACGCCCCGGAGCCCACCCGGCCGCCCCCTCCCCGAGTGCTCCCCACCCCCGGCGGTCCTGCTGCCTGCAGGCAGAGTCCGCGTTACCTAGAAGCAGCAGACGGTGTGTGCACATGTAGCCCATCTTTTCGGCCTGGAGCTGCTTGTCGATGAGTTTGCTGCGTTTCTTCTCTGCGCGTTTCTGGGCGCGCTTCTCCATGGCTTCCTTGCGCATCTGTCTGCGCTTCTCCGCCAGAGAAATCTTCTTGGCCTTGCTGGGGCTCGGGGGCTTGGGGTGGGGGCTCTCAGCTCGACCACCGAAGCAGCCCCCGAAGGCCTGCACGAGGAAGTTGCGGAGCAAGTTACGGCGGGGCTTTCGGCGGCGGCGAGTTCGCCGCTGGAACCAGTGGAAGCATCCAGTGGTCCCGGCCTCGGACTCGTCTCCGGTGGAGGAGTCGTCGTCGCTGCTGGCTGCCGCCTCGTCGGTGTCGTCGCCGTAGCGGCGCCGGCTGCGGCCGCGACTGCGACCGCGCTCAGCCTTGCCCCGCCATGCAGCCGCACGACCAGGCCGCGGAGTAGGCGGGTCAGCAGCCTGGATCTCGGGGCTGGGGGGCCTGAGGTGCTGGAGCCTGCGTCTAGCCCCGGAGGCAGGCGCGATTGGGGCTGCCCGGGCGGCGGGGGCTGCCTTGGCTGCCCCGGCTGCGGCTGCGGCGTGTTGGGCCGGGGCATCAGGGGCTGCACCCGCGTCATCAGCGGCCGGGGCATCGGGGGCTCCGCCGGCGTCAGGAGCGGCCGGGGTGCCAGGGGCTCCGCTAGCGTCAGCAACGGCAGCGGCAGCGGCTGCCCGGGCTTCGGGCTCGCCTGGGGCGGCAGGCACAGCCCCGGCTTCGGGATCTGCTGGGGCGGCAGGCACGGCCCCGGTGTCGGGAGCGGCTGGGGCTCCCTCAGCAGCGTCGGGAGCTGCCGGGGCGGCAGGGGCTGCCCCGGCTTCGGGCTCGCCTGGGGCGGCAGGCGCAGCCCCGGTGTCGGAAGCGGCTGGAGCGGCCGAGGCTCCGTCCCCCGGAGCGGGGACTTCTCCTTTCTCCGCAGAGGTTCCGAGCGAGCCTGCTTCCATGTCGGCTGCTTCTCCCTCAACTGGGGGTCTCCCCGCGCGCTCCCTCTTATCTGGAGCTCCGGGGACGGGGGTGGGCGGGCCGTCACTTGCGATTGGGGGGCTGTCCATGTTGACGGGAGCGTCGTCGACCCCAACGGGGGGGCTGTCAATCTCGAGCGGGGGTCCGGAGATCTCCACCGGGGGGCTGTCTCCCACGAAGTTAGCAAATCCGACAGCTTTTCCAGATGGACTGCCGATGGCGCCAGGGACCCAGAAGGGAGGCGCGTTCTCGGCGGGAGTGAGGCAGATCGCACTCTGGGCCGTGGTTGCCGCGAACTGGCCGCTACCGCCGCCGCCGGCAGACACTTGTGGGAGAACTCGGGGAAGCCCGGGGGGTGGGCTGTCGTCCCCAGATGCTTCTCCACCAAGCTCAAATGGCATAGCCTCTTCAGCGGGAGGGCTGTAGCCTCCTCCGAGGCTGGCATTGCCAGGGTGGAGGGCTCCGGACTCCTTGGGAGGAGTTCCAGGGACCCCCATGCCTGGACCGCCCGGTGCAAGGTCTGGGACCTGCAGGGTGGgctggctgctgcctccctgggcagCAGGCTGCTCCAACTCGAAAGGCATGGCCTCTTCTGGTGGAGGGCTGTAGCCTCCCAGGCCTGGTCCGGCACTGGCAAAGGCTCCCGGGTCCACGCTTGCTGGGTCAGAGGCCTTGAGGCCTGTGCCGGCACCAGGgcaggatcctggctgctccaacgtAGGCCGGAAGCCTCCCACGCAGGGCTGCTGGACCTCGAATGGCATGGCTTCTTCGGGAGGTGGACTGTAGCTTCGGTGTCCTTGTCCCTCACCCACAGCCGAGTGCAGGCCCTGCAAGGTGGGCCCAGAGACCTCTGGGGTCCCACAGGCGTCGCCGTCAGCCTCGATGGGGAAGGGCTGGCCGTCAGGCGGTTCGGTCTCCATCTCttcggctgggccaggcccagcaccgggggcagctggccctggggcctccaagtctggctgttggggctgctCCCCGATTTCAGGGGGGAGATTGCGTTGTCCTGACATATTATTGCCGTCGAGGCAGTTGCGCAAGCCCATAACAGGGTGGCGGCCTTTTATAATAATTTTGGGGCTCCGTAAGAAGGAGCACCCAACCGAACTAGGGTGAAGaaaatgattaaagaaaaaaaactcaaagtGCCAGGCTGGAAAGTTCAACCAGCCTTACGCCGCAACCCTGGTCAGGCCGGAGAGCTCAGAATCCGGTCATGGCAGAGCAAGTCAGCTGTCGCTGGTGAAGTCTTGGCTTGCTGCTGGCCACTTTTTATTCCCTCTGGCTGCTCCCCGACCCCCCCCTCGTTGGTCTGCCGCCTGTCccctccactcactcactcactccctctccctgctcAGAGCCAAGACAGGCTGCTTGGATTTGAGGAGCGTGCCGATTCGGTCCGAAAATCGCCAGTCGCGCGCTCTCTCCGCCAGCAGAGGACGCCGGTCCCGGCGGCGAGCGGCTCCGGCTGCGGGAGCCGGCTCCGGTGCCCCGCAGCCCCGGGCTTTGGGGAAGGGGGCTGAGAGAGCACCGCGCAGGGACGTTTTGGCTCCTCGCAGTCCTCTCTCCGACTGAGTTGGAGTCTTTCCCTCCCCGCTTCTCCCCTGGCCAGAGAAATCGCTCCTGCGTTGTGGAACACGTGACGCAAGACGTGGGCCTCGGGATGCTGGAGTAGAGCAgcatcctccctccctgcccaaaCCAACTCTccgggggggtggggcgggggactGCGGGAGGGTGGCTCATGTTTCCCTTCACCACGGAATACCCTTGCACACCCGAGCTGAAGCCCCCAGCCCCGGATCGCAAGCCCTGGGAACAGGTGTGGGGCTGTGGATGCCTGGGAAGAGGACACAGGCTTGTGCGCGTGAGCGCGCACGGGGGAGAATGCGACAGGTGGTCGTGAGCCCACCGACTGGGCAGAAAGAGGAGGACGATGGACGGGGGCTGCCAAGGGCGAGCCCACAGTTTCATTAGAAAATGTCTCGgggccctttccgtgcattagtATTATTGCCGTTGTTGTTTTTGCCGAGGTCGGGCTTTGCTAAAGAACTTCcatgtcccccaccccacctcaccacACTGTGCCTTAGGGGGTCTCCGCAGTGACTGCGGGCGGTGCAGGCAGGTTCCCCTCTGAGTATGTGGATGACGATGCGAGGGAATACGAG carries:
- the GNAS gene encoding guanine nucleotide-binding protein G(s) subunit alpha isoforms XLas isoform X1 encodes the protein MGLRNCLDGNNMSGQRNLPPEIGEQPQQPDLEAPGPAAPGAGPGPAEEMETEPPDGQPFPIEADGDACGTPEVSGPTLQGLHSAVGEGQGHRSYSPPPEEAMPFEVQQPCVGGFRPTLEQPGSCPGAGTGLKASDPASVDPGAFASAGPGLGGYSPPPEEAMPFELEQPAAQGGSSQPTLQVPDLAPGGPGMGVPGTPPKESGALHPGNASLGGGYSPPAEEAMPFELGGEASGDDSPPPGLPRVLPQVSAGGGGSGQFAATTAQSAICLTPAENAPPFWVPGAIGSPSGKAVGFANFVGDSPPVEISGPPLEIDSPPVGVDDAPVNMDSPPIASDGPPTPVPGAPDKRERAGRPPVEGEAADMEAGSLGTSAEKGEVPAPGDGASAAPAASDTGAAPAAPGEPEAGAAPAAPAAPDAAEGAPAAPDTGAVPAAPADPEAGAVPAAPGEPEARAAAAAAVADASGAPGTPAAPDAGGAPDAPAADDAGAAPDAPAQHAAAAAGAAKAAPAARAAPIAPASGARRRLQHLRPPSPEIQAADPPTPRPGRAAAWRGKAERGRSRGRSRRRYGDDTDEAAASSDDDSSTGDESEAGTTGCFHWFQRRTRRRRKPRRNLLRNFLVQAFGGCFGGRAESPHPKPPSPSKAKKISLAEKRRQMRKEAMEKRAQKRAEKKRSKLIDKQLQAEKMGYMCTHRLLLLGAGESGKSTIVKQMRILHVNGFNGEGGEEDPQAARSNSDGEKATKVQDIKNNLKEAIETIVAAMSNLVPPVELANPENQFRVDYILSVMNVPDFDFPPEFYEHAKALWEDEGVRACYERSNEYQLIDCAQYFLDKIDVIKQADYVPSDQDLLRCRVLTSGIFETKFQVDKVNFHMFDVGGQRDERRKWIQCFNDVTAIIFVVASSSYNMVIREDNQTNRLQEALNLFKSIWNNRWLRTISVILFLNKQDLLAEKVLAGKSKIEDYFPEFARYTTPEDATPEPGEDPRVTRAKYFIRDEFLRISTASGDGRHYCYPHFTCAVDTENIRRVFNDCRDIIQRMHLRQYELL
- the GNAS gene encoding guanine nucleotide-binding protein G(s) subunit alpha isoforms XLas isoform X3, coding for MGLRNCLDGNNMSGQRNLPPEIGEQPQQPDLEAPGPAAPGAGPGPAEEMETEPPDGQPFPIEADGDACGTPEVSGPTLQGLHSAVGEGQGHRSYSPPPEEAMPFEVQQPCVGGFRPTLEQPGSCPGAGTGLKASDPASVDPGAFASAGPGLGGYSPPPEEAMPFELEQPAAQGGSSQPTLQVPDLAPGGPGMGVPGTPPKESGALHPGNASLGGGYSPPAEEAMPFELGGEASGDDSPPPGLPRVLPQVSAGGGGSGQFAATTAQSAICLTPAENAPPFWVPGAIGSPSGKAVGFANFVGDSPPVEISGPPLEIDSPPVGVDDAPVNMDSPPIASDGPPTPVPGAPDKRERAGRPPVEGEAADMEAGSLGTSAEKGEVPAPGDGASAAPAASDTGAAPAAPGEPEAGAAPAAPAAPDAAEGAPAAPDTGAVPAAPADPEAGAVPAAPGEPEARAAAAAAVADASGAPGTPAAPDAGGAPDAPAADDAGAAPDAPAQHAAAAAGAAKAAPAARAAPIAPASGARRRLQHLRPPSPEIQAADPPTPRPGRAAAWRGKAERGRSRGRSRRRYGDDTDEAAASSDDDSSTGDESEAGTTGCFHWFQRRTRRRRKPRRNLLRNFLVQAFGGCFGGRAESPHPKPPSPSKAKKISLAEKRRQMRKEAMEKRAQKRAEKKRSKLIDKQLQAEKMGYMCTHRLLLLGAGESGKSTIVKQMRILHVNGFNGDSEKATKVQDIKNNLKEAIETIVAAMSNLVPPVELANPENQFRVDYILSVMNVPDFDFPPEFYEHAKALWEDEGVRACYERSNEYQLIDCAQYFLDKIDVIKQADYVPSDQDLLRCRVLTSGIFETKFQVDKVNFHMFDVGGQRDERRKWIQCFNDVTAIIFVVASSSYNMVIREDNQTNRLQEALNLFKSIWNNRWLRTISVILFLNKQDLLAEKVLAGKSKIEDYFPEFARYTTPEDATPEPGEDPRVTRAKYFIRDEFLRISTASGDGRHYCYPHFTCAVDTENIRRVFNDCRDIIQRMHLRQYELL
- the GNAS gene encoding guanine nucleotide-binding protein G(s) subunit alpha isoforms XLas isoform X2, whose product is MGLRNCLDGNNMSGQRNLPPEIGEQPQQPDLEAPGPAAPGAGPGPAEEMETEPPDGQPFPIEADGDACGTPEVSGPTLQGLHSAVGEGQGHRSYSPPPEEAMPFEVQQPCVGGFRPTLEQPGSCPGAGTGLKASDPASVDPGAFASAGPGLGGYSPPPEEAMPFELEQPAAQGGSSQPTLQVPDLAPGGPGMGVPGTPPKESGALHPGNASLGGGYSPPAEEAMPFELGGEASGDDSPPPGLPRVLPQVSAGGGGSGQFAATTAQSAICLTPAENAPPFWVPGAIGSPSGKAVGFANFVGDSPPVEISGPPLEIDSPPVGVDDAPVNMDSPPIASDGPPTPVPGAPDKRERAGRPPVEGEAADMEAGSLGTSAEKGEVPAPGDGASAAPAASDTGAAPAAPGEPEAGAAPAAPAAPDAAEGAPAAPDTGAVPAAPADPEAGAVPAAPGEPEARAAAAAAVADASGAPGTPAAPDAGGAPDAPAADDAGAAPDAPAQHAAAAAGAAKAAPAARAAPIAPASGARRRLQHLRPPSPEIQAADPPTPRPGRAAAWRGKAERGRSRGRSRRRYGDDTDEAAASSDDDSSTGDESEAGTTGCFHWFQRRTRRRRKPRRNLLRNFLVQAFGGCFGGRAESPHPKPPSPSKAKKISLAEKRRQMRKEAMEKRAQKRAEKKRSKLIDKQLQAEKMGYMCTHRLLLLGAGESGKSTIVKQMRILHVNGFNGDEKATKVQDIKNNLKEAIETIVAAMSNLVPPVELANPENQFRVDYILSVMNVPDFDFPPEFYEHAKALWEDEGVRACYERSNEYQLIDCAQYFLDKIDVIKQADYVPSDQDLLRCRVLTSGIFETKFQVDKVNFHMFDVGGQRDERRKWIQCFNDVTAIIFVVASSSYNMVIREDNQTNRLQEALNLFKSIWNNRWLRTISVILFLNKQDLLAEKVLAGKSKIEDYFPEFARYTTPEDATPEPGEDPRVTRAKYFIRDEFLRISTASGDGRHYCYPHFTCAVDTENIRRVFNDCRDIIQRMHLRQYELL